A genomic stretch from Gemmatimonadaceae bacterium includes:
- a CDS encoding peptidyl-prolyl cis-trans isomerase — protein sequence MLRQMRSASFVIVVWGIIAFAFIGGFLFAQTSGLLGRTSVNSTTAVAVVNHHDILWSDYVKAYQDEVQQEQQRSGRTLTEDETRRVQNATFDRMVMDVLLQQEYERRGIVVTDDEIKEYAKFAPPPWVTSAPELQTDGQFDMQKYQRLLASSYAKQTGLLAGLEQYYRGEVPRRKLFDQISSGLYVTDAELWRIWRDQHDSASVSFVAFRPQPDSALAKSISDADLHAYFDKHTDEFKRPGRAVLSVVEIPRVVTAADSAAVRNHAIALRNEILGGAKFEDVAKRESADSVSGAKGGDLGKGGKGRFVAPFEQAAYALKPGEISQPVLTQFGYHLIRLDERKGDTLSLHHILLRIQPSDSNEALIDRKADELTKDAASTEQGAKLDSAAKKLGLPVFKVVATEDEPATYEGRPIPSVSAWAFGGPHAGETSEMFDDESGYYLARLDSITDSGEPKFENVKELVRQQVAREREIDRLMPAAQKLADAAATAGLDAAAAQQKLQVQQSPMFTRGTFVPGIGQFNEAIGTAFGLPVQAVGAPVKTSDGVFVLRVDKRVQADSAAWVKQVAQQRQARMQQLQQQRVQMFLQDVRQSAKVDDRRKLILAATRRGES from the coding sequence GTGCTGCGACAAATGCGGAGCGCGAGTTTTGTCATCGTGGTGTGGGGCATCATCGCCTTCGCATTTATCGGTGGCTTCCTTTTCGCCCAGACATCCGGACTGCTCGGTCGTACGAGCGTCAATTCCACGACCGCCGTTGCCGTCGTGAACCACCACGACATCCTGTGGAGCGACTACGTCAAGGCGTATCAGGACGAAGTGCAACAGGAGCAACAGCGCTCCGGACGCACTCTCACCGAGGATGAAACTCGCCGCGTTCAGAACGCAACCTTCGACCGCATGGTCATGGACGTTCTGCTACAACAGGAGTACGAACGCCGCGGCATCGTGGTCACGGATGATGAGATAAAAGAGTACGCCAAGTTCGCACCGCCACCGTGGGTGACTTCCGCACCCGAGCTGCAGACTGATGGGCAGTTCGACATGCAGAAGTACCAGCGGTTGCTCGCGAGCTCATACGCGAAGCAGACAGGACTCCTCGCGGGACTCGAGCAGTATTATCGAGGCGAGGTCCCTCGACGCAAACTGTTCGATCAGATCTCGAGTGGGCTTTACGTGACGGACGCGGAGCTCTGGCGCATCTGGCGCGATCAGCACGACAGCGCCTCGGTGAGCTTCGTGGCGTTCCGGCCGCAGCCGGACAGCGCGCTCGCAAAGTCGATCTCGGATGCCGACCTGCACGCGTACTTCGACAAGCACACGGACGAATTCAAGCGCCCTGGGCGAGCGGTACTGTCGGTCGTCGAGATTCCGCGCGTCGTCACTGCCGCCGATAGCGCCGCGGTTCGCAATCACGCAATCGCGCTCCGCAACGAAATCCTCGGCGGTGCCAAGTTCGAAGATGTTGCCAAACGAGAGTCCGCCGATTCAGTCTCTGGCGCAAAAGGCGGCGATCTCGGTAAGGGTGGAAAGGGCCGCTTCGTCGCTCCCTTCGAGCAGGCTGCGTATGCGCTCAAGCCCGGCGAGATCTCGCAGCCGGTGCTGACGCAGTTCGGCTATCACCTCATTCGCCTGGACGAGCGGAAGGGCGACACGCTCTCGCTCCATCATATTCTGCTCCGTATTCAGCCAAGCGATTCGAACGAGGCACTGATCGATCGTAAGGCAGACGAGCTCACCAAGGACGCGGCATCGACGGAACAAGGCGCAAAGCTGGACAGTGCCGCGAAGAAGCTTGGGCTGCCCGTGTTCAAGGTCGTCGCGACGGAAGACGAGCCGGCGACGTACGAGGGTCGTCCGATTCCCAGCGTGAGCGCATGGGCGTTCGGTGGACCGCACGCCGGCGAAACGAGTGAGATGTTCGACGACGAAAGCGGCTACTACCTCGCGCGCCTGGACTCGATCACCGATAGTGGCGAGCCAAAGTTCGAGAATGTGAAAGAACTAGTTAGGCAGCAGGTCGCGCGTGAGCGAGAGATCGACCGGCTGATGCCGGCGGCCCAGAAGCTGGCCGACGCGGCGGCGACCGCGGGCCTGGATGCGGCGGCAGCTCAGCAGAAGCTGCAGGTGCAGCAATCGCCGATGTTCACGCGCGGCACGTTCGTGCCGGGAATCGGCCAATTCAACGAAGCGATCGGCACGGCGTTTGGTCTGCCCGTCCAGGCCGTGGGCGCGCCGGTGAAGACTTCCGATGGGGTCTTCGTGCTCCGCGTCGACAAGCGCGTGCAGGCCGACAGCGCGGCGTGGGTGAAGCAGGTAGCGCAGCAGCGGCAGGCTCGAATGCAGCAGCTCCAGCAGCAGCGCGTGCAGATGTTCTTGCAGGACGTCCGCCAGTCGGCAAAGGTGGACGACCGGCGCAAGCTGATCCTGGCAGCGACGAGGCGAGGAGAGAGTTGA
- a CDS encoding twin-arginine translocase TatA/TatE family subunit gives MNFGNFGFTEMLMLLVIVLVLFGARRVPEIGASIGKGIREFKRNISDVDRQIREPEPEVRSERLTAADPQAATRRDEEARPEPKRLLS, from the coding sequence ATGAATTTCGGAAACTTTGGCTTCACCGAGATGCTGATGCTTCTCGTGATCGTGCTCGTGCTCTTCGGCGCGCGGCGCGTGCCGGAGATCGGTGCATCGATCGGGAAGGGCATTCGCGAGTTCAAGCGGAACATCAGCGATGTGGATCGTCAGATCCGCGAGCCGGAGCCCGAGGTGCGGTCGGAGCGCCTCACCGCCGCCGATCCTCAAGCCGCGACGCGCCGCGACGAGGAAGCCCGGCCCGAGCCGAAGAGATTGTTGAGCTAG
- a CDS encoding DUF4321 domain-containing protein, producing the protein MIGPSRGSSKHRPGFHALVLCIGFVVGGTFTQVARRFLPAGPVKEFLTTGVTPELGPLHIDLVVLKFAIGPVAFDVSLLSLVGVLIAYLIARSLF; encoded by the coding sequence ATGATTGGTCCTTCTCGTGGATCCTCGAAGCATCGTCCGGGGTTTCATGCCCTGGTACTCTGCATTGGATTCGTCGTCGGTGGTACTTTCACACAGGTCGCGCGGCGCTTTCTGCCCGCGGGCCCGGTAAAGGAGTTCCTGACGACGGGCGTGACCCCCGAGCTGGGGCCATTGCATATCGACCTTGTGGTCCTCAAGTTCGCGATAGGGCCCGTGGCCTTCGATGTTTCACTGCTGAGTCTCGTCGGCGTTTTGATCGCCTATCTGATCGCGCGATCGCTCTTCTAG
- a CDS encoding polyprenyl synthetase family protein translates to MSTVARERRPATDALRAIQAPVRERLDRVVDEMHAIVSSELPMIEQVSAHLLRMRGKMFRPTLTLLSSAVTGESDARALRLAAVVELMHLATLVHDDSVDHSVLRRGLPTVNSLFSHQVSVIMGDFLYTRAHAALVDVGDLEFLRILTTVANELTIGEMRQLAAIEGLEFSEDDYFALIRSKTAVLISAACETGALCGAVRYRSVLSRYGELLGMAFQIADDILDYTSDSAVTGKPSGLDLREHKVTLPLILARPRLSGASKARVEELFATEDPDDQLISDVVAIIADAGGIEGAHQRGERFAQEAEESLAPLPDSPVRSALTDAISYVMDRRS, encoded by the coding sequence ATGAGCACCGTCGCACGGGAAAGAAGGCCTGCAACGGACGCACTGCGCGCGATTCAAGCGCCCGTACGCGAGCGGCTCGATCGGGTCGTGGACGAGATGCACGCGATCGTGAGCTCGGAGCTTCCGATGATCGAGCAGGTGAGCGCGCATCTCCTGCGGATGCGCGGGAAGATGTTTCGTCCCACGCTCACGCTCTTGTCGAGCGCCGTGACCGGCGAATCCGATGCGCGTGCGCTTCGTCTCGCCGCGGTCGTCGAGCTCATGCACCTCGCAACGCTCGTGCACGACGACTCGGTCGATCATTCGGTGCTGCGGCGGGGCCTGCCGACGGTGAACTCGCTGTTCAGCCATCAAGTCTCCGTGATCATGGGAGACTTTCTCTACACGCGCGCCCATGCGGCGCTCGTCGACGTGGGCGACCTCGAATTTTTGCGAATCCTCACGACCGTCGCGAACGAGCTGACCATCGGCGAGATGCGTCAGCTCGCTGCGATCGAGGGCCTCGAGTTCTCCGAGGATGATTACTTCGCGCTCATTCGCTCGAAGACCGCGGTGCTGATTTCGGCGGCGTGCGAGACTGGCGCTCTGTGCGGTGCGGTGCGTTATCGCTCCGTGTTGTCACGCTATGGCGAGCTGCTGGGAATGGCTTTCCAGATCGCCGACGATATCCTCGACTATACCTCGGACTCTGCGGTGACGGGGAAGCCCTCGGGCCTCGATCTTCGGGAGCACAAGGTGACGTTACCGCTGATTCTTGCTCGTCCCCGGCTGTCTGGCGCGAGCAAGGCGCGAGTGGAGGAGCTGTTTGCAACGGAAGACCCCGACGATCAGCTGATCAGCGACGTCGTGGCAATTATCGCCGACGCCGGCGGGATCGAAGGCGCTCACCAGCGGGGTGAACGCTTCGCGCAGGAGGCCGAGGAGTCGTTGGCTCCCCTTCCTGATAGCCCAGTCCGGTCGGCACTGACGGATGCCATCTCTTACGTCATGGATCGGCGGTCCTAA